The Psychrobacter arenosus region AACCGGCACGCGCCATTTGATAGTTACCATTACGACGCGTGTCTAAATAAGTCTTCCACTCTTTATTGACCAATTCGACATCGATAGCGCCTAACGACTCTTTCCACAACGACGAAGCCGCTACGGCCAATTTCTTATGGTTGTCGTTGGTGTTATATAGCAGCTCAAACTTCAACGGCTTGCTGTCGCTATAACCAGCTTCAGCCAATAGGGCCTTGGCGGCTTCTATACGTTTGGCCTTATCCCATGATTCCCATTCTGGCGTGTTTTTGACATCGCCATTGGTTGCGGTTGGGGTCAACTGGTAAGCCGACGTTTGCCCTTGGGCAAGTACTTTATCCACGATGGTATCGCGATCTAAGGCTAACGCTAGGGCACGACGCACACGCACATCGTCAAACGGTGGTTTTACCGTGTTGAGCTCATAGTAATAAGTACAGAGGTACGGCGATACTTTCAGCTCATCACCGCGCTCTTTTTGCAGGCTAGCAAACTGCTCAGTAGGGATTTCGTTGTAAGTAATATCGACTTCGCCGGCTTGATAGCGCGCCACATCGGTATTGCTAGAAGGGATGGCTAAAAAGGTCAGTTTATTAACGGTGGTATTGGCATCGTCGAAATAGCTAGGGTTACGTTCCATAACGATTTTATCGTTAATCTGCCAGTCTGTGACCTTATAGGGGCCGTTGACCACGATGTTTTTCGGATCGGTCCACTTATCACCAAACTCTTCGACCGTCTTTTTATGTACCGGACGCACCGAGTTATGAATCATCATGTCGGGGAAGTAAGGTACCGGCTCAGATAAGGTGATTTGCAGGGTTTTGTCATCGATGGCTTTAACGCCTAAGGTATCGATACCAGCTTTGCCATCTACGATTGCTTCAGAACCTACCA contains the following coding sequences:
- a CDS encoding ABC transporter substrate-binding protein, whose amino-acid sequence is MQNFSRFSTALFVPTSLVLAMFLTACGDKPADGAATGGAANIDTSVKADVQELVINNGAEPESLDPHKVSGVPEATLNRQMLVGLTNTDPDGKTIPGIAESWESPDNKVWTFKLRDAKWSNGDPVTAEDFAYSMRRLVDPNTASPYSSYLVDAKVVGSEAIVDGKAGIDTLGVKAIDDKTLQITLSEPVPYFPDMMIHNSVRPVHKKTVEEFGDKWTDPKNIVVNGPYKVTDWQINDKIVMERNPSYFDDANTTVNKLTFLAIPSSNTDVARYQAGEVDITYNEIPTEQFASLQKERGDELKVSPYLCTYYYELNTVKPPFDDVRVRRALALALDRDTIVDKVLAQGQTSAYQLTPTATNGDVKNTPEWESWDKAKRIEAAKALLAEAGYSDSKPLKFELLYNTNDNHKKLAVAASSLWKESLGAIDVELVNKEWKTYLDTRRNGNYQMARAGWCGDYNEPSTFLNIVKTGNSNNHGKYTNANFDSLMSQTLKAGVTPEQRAGLYQQAEAQLDADMPLIQVYHYISARLVKPYVVGFPSKDALDNWQAKDLSVAKH